A genomic region of Miscanthus floridulus cultivar M001 chromosome 3, ASM1932011v1, whole genome shotgun sequence contains the following coding sequences:
- the LOC136545258 gene encoding probable disease resistance protein At1g59620: protein MDTTILTVLNKIGEIGRFAVGEYQSLQDVGRQVEDLRSALEIWMAWIQKMDEGNVTKHDELVSVQMKPIRGAVYYSRPGLESREGGCSCVPCFPLSEVPLRRALRGQIQELLVRLEEPKKGDSLFDMQPRMVTQANNIEGFDKPTMGTLAVEGRIEDVIGFDDYIKDITSELLNNEGKRATIVLGESGIGKTAAARAVLRDWDVQRHFDVCAWACLPPKSRVDRYLDRIWEQAQEQTHCECDFPRREDVKQVLDKMKLLVVLDGMDDKDELMEVLRELPDGANGSRVVVTTQLLREEIEQLIPDYLLVEIKCLKPTHCEEFVDRMFSGRCSDVYKRNKKDFDDKIYSISRGLPLGIVLLGGLLYFKDHEKQWNDVFEQLKSYEGMRLIKRILTLSYVTMPTILKLCFLYFASMPPNVHLDLKKLHRLWCAEGIPDSEIRGDLTEKLVLDRCVRVLVSLGLVQRVDADTKVCIHQSVHSFANHIAHETGFMESHRRFDIYDASTVRRLSVRNYDDRLVRMGTAFPKLRTLVGDFAEDSVDDVAHNKQGLQQSRLRFLCQSKFLRVVDLQGVQLVKLPDSIGDMVHLRYLGLRSCCLKDLPQSVAKLLNLETLDVTDNEVNKIATEFWKIDKLKHVLAQKISLPVSAASTELQTLQGVILSSEWTQQNCPLNKMSKLFSLTVVGATASNVGPLAKALEEKRELHQLKIQGDCIPLLSSSRYRPLQYLELDGKILSQSSSDSRHPITASRIVLKSSCMSQKLLDTFLSKYQYLNELELLDRSFSEPKLLLGGQGFASLTKLKLRNLEVLEELVMEESALPKLVTLEIFGCPNMKTIQGLKHLEELKIAVLFDMPDIVAQIKAEDNKLYKKIKHARSAAWASPT from the exons ATGGACACCACCATCCTGACGGTGCTGAACAAGATCGGCGAGATCGGGCGGTTTGCTGTGGGGGAGTACCAGAGCCTGCAGGATGTAGGCAGGCAAGTGGAGGATCTCCGGTCCGCGCTTGAGATTTGGATGGCTTGGATCCAAAAGATGGATGAGGGGAACGTCACCAAGCACGACGAACTGGTGAGTGTGCAGATGAAACCAATCCGTGGCGCTGTGTACTACTCGAGACCTGGGTTGGAGTCCCGGGAAGGAGGATGCTCATGCGTTCCCTGCTTCCCCTTGTCGGAGGTACCTCTTCGACGTGCCTTGCGTGGACAGATCCAAGAGCTTCTCGTCCGCCTGGAGGAGCCCAAGAAGGGAGATAGTTTGTTCGACATGCAACCCAGAATGGTTACGCAGGCAAACAATATCGAAGGCTTTGACAAACCAACCATGGGAACGCTTGCA gtggaagg ACGCATTGAGGATGTTATCGGCTTCGATGACTACATCAAGGACATAACCAGTGAGCTTCTCAACAACGAGGGCAAGCGGGCAACTATAGTTTTGGGGGAAAGTGGCATCGGTAAGACAGCTGCAGCAAGAGCAGTCCTCCGGGACTGGGATGTACAGAGACATTTTGATGTTTGCGCTTGGGCTTGCTTGCCACCAAAATCAAGGGTGGATAGGTATTTGGATCGAATTTGGGAACAGGCACAGGAGCAAACACACTGTGAGTGTGACTTTCCGAGAAGAGAAGACGTGAAGCAGGTGCTGGATAAAATGAAACTGCTAGTGGTGTTGGATGGAATGGACGATAAGGACGAGCTGATGGAGGTATTAAGGGAGCTACCGGATGGCGCCAATGGTAGCAGGGTAGTGGTAACCACACAGCTTCTAAGAGAGGAAATCGAGCAGCTCATTCCTGACTATTTACTGGTGGAAATCAAGTGCCTTAAACCAACTCACTGCGAAGAATTTGTTGACAGGATGTTTTCTGGCCGTTGCAGTGACGTTTATAAGAGAAATAAGAAAGATTTTGATGATAAAATTTACAGCATCTCAAGAGGCCTTCCTCTCGGTATTGTGTTGCTTGGAGGACTCCTATACTTCAAGGACCATGAAAAGCAGTGGAACGATGTGTTTGAGCAGCTGAAATCCTATGAGGGTATGAGGCTAATCAAGCGGATTCTGACACTGAGCTATGTGACCATGCCTACAATCCTCAAGCTATGTTTCTTATACTTTGCTTCCATGCCTCCGAATGTACATCTTGACTTGAAGAAACTGCACAGGCTGTGGTGTGCCGAGGGGATTCCTGACTCGGAAATCAGAGGTGACCTAACGGAGAAGCTGGTACTGGACAGGTGTGTCCGTGTTTTGGTCTCACTGGGCCTTGTGCAAAGAGTGGATGCTGAcaccaaagtgtgcatccatcaaAGTGTACACAGCTTTGCAAATCACATAGCACATGAGACCGGCTTCATGGAATCTCACAGGAGGTTTGACATATATGACGCCTCAACCGTTCGTCGCCTTTCTGTCCGCAACTATGATGACAGACTTGTGCGTATGGGCACCGCTTTTCCGAAGCTACGAACTTTGGTGGGTGATTTTGCGGAGGACTCCGTTGACGACGTCGCTCATAAT AAGCAAGGCCTTCAGCAGAGCAGGCTGCGATTCCTATGTCAGTCCAAGTTCCTTCGAGTTGTCGACCTACAGGGAGTTCAACTTGTCAAGTTACCGGACAGTATAGGCGATATGGTTCACCTGAGGTACCTTGGCCTCCGCAGCTGCTGCTTAAAGGATCTCCCACAATCAGTGGCCAAGTTGCTGAATTTGGAGACACTGGATGTAACAGATAATGAAGTTAACAAGATTGCGACTGAATTTTGGAAGATCGATAAGCTAAAGCACGTGCTCGCCCAAAAGATCTCACTGCCAGTGTCAGCAGCCTCCACCGAGCTTCAAACTCTGCAGGGAGTGATACTGTCTTCAGAGTGGACGCAGCAGAACTGCCCACTAAATAAAATGTCGAAACTTTTCTCTTTAACGGTGGTGGGTGCAACAGCTTCCAATGTGGGGCCGCTGGCTAAGGCACTCGAGGAAAAAAGAGAACTTCATCAGTTGAAGATACAAGGTGACTGCATTCCACTGTTATCTTCGTCCAGATATCGGCCACTGCAGTACCTGGAGTTAGATGGAAAGATTCTGTCACAATCTTCTTCTGATTCCCGTCATCCCATAACGGCTTCAAGGATTGTCCTCAAGTCATCTTGCATGTCACAGAAGCTGCTCGACACTTTTTTGTCAAAATATCAGTACCTAAATGAGCTGGAATTACTGGACAGGTCGTTTTCTGAGCCCAAGCTGTTGCTCGGGGGACAAGGATTTGCGAGTCTTACAAAGCTCAAGCTTCGTAACCTCGAAGTGTTGGAGGAATTAGTTATGGAGGAGTCTGCACTGCCTAAACTTGTGACCTTGGAGATTTTTGGATGCCCCAACATGAAAACAATCCAAGGCCTCAA gcacctagaag AACTCAAAATCGCGGTATTGTTTGACATGCCAGACATTGTTGCACAAATCAAAGCTGAGGACAACAAACTCTATAAAAAGATCAAGCATGCGAGATCTGCTGCATGGGCAAGTCCAACCTGA